A single window of Elgaria multicarinata webbii isolate HBS135686 ecotype San Diego chromosome 17, rElgMul1.1.pri, whole genome shotgun sequence DNA harbors:
- the KDM8 gene encoding bifunctional peptidase and arginyl-hydroxylase JMJD5, with translation MSGAEPLRQPDACPWAAARRLLPGTREAFARGWEGAAAAERAVSSLLGQAAELLYRSPESCVGPARAVRLLQLGDGLCDYTWEKLNTGPWRAVGRGWRQAYAYGCLLRALGLCAGGGESEGAEEKAARAALRACDLGLLLGAPVLDNVLGRMADVLREHLPRPRAAAAEEPAQKKTRQDAPLVPAVKTEAAIPRLRCPSLEHFRDNYLSPQRPLILEGVVDHWPCMRKWSVDYLHQVAGSRTVPVELGCRYTDEEWTQSLMTVDDFIRQYIKNEFQTQTGYLAQHQLFDQIPELKEDIGIPDYCCLGKEDEDDIAINAWFGPAGTISPLHQDPQQNFLVQVMGQKYIRLYSPEQSEKLYPYEGHILHNTSQVDVEDPDLVKFPKFKATAFQACVLSPGQVLFIPASYWHYVRAMNTSFSVSFWWS, from the exons ATGAGCGGCGCGGAGCCGCTGAGGCAGCCCGATGCGTGCCCGTGGGCCGCCGCCCGGCGCCTTCTTCCCGGCACGCGGGAGGCGTTCGCGCGGGGCTGGgagggcgcggcggcggcggagcgggCCGTGTCGTCGCTGCTGGGGCAGGCGGCCGAGCTGCTGTACCGCTCGCCGGAGAGCTGCGTGGGGCCGGCGCGGGCCGTGCGCCTGCTGCAGCTGGGCGACGGCCTCTGCGACTACACCTGGGAGAAGCTGAACACGGGCCCGTGGCGTGCGGTGGGCCGCGGCTGGCGCCAGGCCTACGCCTACGGCTGCCTCCTGCGAGCGCTCGGGCTGTGCGCGGGCGGCGGCGAAAGCGAAGGCGCGGAGGAGAAGGCGGCGCGGGCGGCGTTGCGCGCCTGTGACCTGGGGCTGCTGCTGGGCGCGCCCGTCTTGGACAACGTCCTGGGCAGGATGGCGGACGTCCTCCGGGAGCACCTGCCGCGCCCcagagcggcggcggcggaagaGCCCGCCCAGAAG AAAACCCGGCAGGACGCCCCTCTGGTCCCTGCTGTGAAAACAGAAGCCGCGATACCGCGGCTTCGGTGCCCATCGCTGGAACATTTCCGCGACAACTACCTGAGCCCTCAAAGGCCACTGATTTTGGAGGGGGTCGTCGACCACTGGCCGTGCATGAGGAAGTGGAG CGTGGATTACCTTCACCAGGTGGCTGGCAGCCGCACTGTCCCTGTGGAGCTGGGCTGTCGCTATACTGATGAAGAATGGACCCAAAGCCTCATGACTGTCGACGATTTCATCAGGCAGTACATCAAGAATGAG ttCCAGACCCAGACTGGATACCTTGCTCAGCACCAACTATTTGACCAG ATCCCAGAACTGAAGGAGGATATTGGCATCCCTGACTATTGCTGCCTGGgaaaagaagatgaagatgacATTGCCATTAATGCCTGGTTTGGCCCAGCTGGGACGATCTCACCTCTTCATCAGGACCCACAGCAGAATTTCTTGGTTCAG GTCATGGGACAGAAATACATCCGCTTGTATTCTCCCGAGCAATCTGAAAAGCTGTATCCATATGAAGGCCACATCCTTCACAACACCAGCCAG gTGGATGTGGAAGATCCCGACTTAGTGAAATTTCCCAAGTTTAAAGCAACTGCATTTCAAGCCTGTGTATTGAGCCCTGGTCAGGTTCTGTTTATCCCAGCTAGCTACTGGCACTATGTACGGGCCATGAACACTAGCTTCTCTGTTAGTTTTTGGTGGTCATAG